The Prochlorococcus marinus XMU1404 DNA segment TTGTTGAAGCTCTTCAAGGAGTTTTTTCATTGATTCATAGTCCTCTTTTGAAGTTGCGTCTTTTAAAGCATTGCTTTTTTCTTCAACCTTCGACTTTGCTGCAGCATCAATTTTATCTCCCAATTCGCCAAGTTGCTTTTCTGTCTGATAAACAAGTGTCTCAGCTTGGTTCTTTAAATCAATTTTTTCTCTTTTTTCTTTATCTACGGATGCATTGGATTCTGCATCTTTAACCATTTTTTCAACCTCATTATCAGATAAAGTTGAAGCACCAGTGATAGAGATACTTTGCTCTTTACCACTCCCTTTATCTTTAGCTGTAACACTAAGTATACCGTTTGCATCGATATCAAATGTCACTTCAATTTGTGGAACACCTCTTGGTGCTGATGGAATACCATCTAATCTAAAAGTTCCTAAACTTTTGTTATCAGATGCCATTTCTCTTTCACCCTGTAATACATGTATCTCTACATTAGTTTGTCCGTCAACAGCAGTAGAATATGTCTCAGATTTCTTCGTAGGAACTGTAGTATTTCTATTTATCATCTTTGTCATAACCCCTCCTAAAGTTTCTACACCTAAAGAAAGTGGAGTGACATCAAGCAACAATATATCTTTAACTTCGCCTGCTAAAACTCCTCCTTGAATAGCTGCTCCAACAGCAACTACTTCATCAGGATTAACAGTTTGATTGGGTTCTTTACCTATTATCTTATTAACTAAATCTAAAACTGCAGGTATCCTGGATGAACCTCCCACCATAACAACTTCATCAATTTCACTAGTAGAGATTTTTGCATCACTTATAGCTCTTTCAACTGGGGTTTTGCACCTATCAATTAAAGAAGCTGCTAATTCCTCAAATTTTGCTCTAGTTAGATTCAAATCCAAATGTTTTGGACCTTCAGGGGTCGCTGTGATAAATGGCAAATTTATTTCACTTTGCGTTGCATTTGAAAGCTCAATTTTTGCTTTTTCTGCTGCTTCAGTAAGTCGTTGTAAAGCCTGCTTATCTTGTCTAAGATCAATTCCCTCATTTGATTTAAAAGTACTTGCTAAATGGTCTACGATACACCTATCAAAATCATCACCACCTAAATGTGTATCTCCAGATGTTGATAGAACTTCAGTTACTCCATCACCAGCTTCAATAACTGAAACATCAAATGTTCCTCCACCTAAATCAAATACAAGAATTTTTTCATTTTCTTTATCCAAACCATAAGCTAGAGCTGCAGCAGTTGGCTCATTAACAATTCTTAGAACTTCTAACCCTGCAATCTTTCCTGCATCTTTTGTAGCCTGTCTTTGAGAATCATTAAAATAAGCTGGAACAGTAATTACAGCTTGTGTAACTTTTTCACCAAGATATTTACCCGCATCATCTGCTAACTTTCTTAAAACTTGAGAACTAACCTCTTCAGGCGAAAACTGCTTGTCTAAAATAGGACACTTTAATTTGACACTAGAACCAGATTTTTCAACAGAATAACTAACCTCTTTAGATTCTTCATTTACTTCATCAACTCTTCGACCAACAAAACGCTTTGCAGAATAAAAAGTATTTTCAGGATTCATAACAGCTTGTCTTTTTGCAATCTGTCCAACTAGCTGATCTTGATTTTTTGTATATGCAACAACTGATGGAGTAGTTCTGAAACCCTCAGCATTTGCTATTACAGTAGGTTTACCACCTTCCATTACAGCGACACAACTATTAGTTGTTCCTAAATCGATTCCTACAACCTTACCCATGGGTAAATTCTCATATTTGATATTCTCCATAATCGGTCATCGGCGTCATTATTGTTACTCAAAGACGGGGTGTGGTTCCCGAACAGATCATTATTTTTTAAGCAAAAATTCTAAACATGATTTCAAGTAAGACATCTTTTATTGCATTGATTGGCAACCCAGTAAGCCATTCCTTGTCACCGATTATGCAAAATGCTGCCTTTCAATATTTAGGCCTAGATTTAATTTATATTGCTATTCCATGCAAAGATGAAGATCTAGAATTAGTTCTGAATTCTTTGAAAAAAATTAATTGCAAAGGTTTAAATATTACAATTCCCCATAAAGAGAAAGTATTTAAACTTTGTAGTGAAATTTCCCCTATTGCAAGCAAACTTAAAGCAATTAATACTCTAAAATTAAATTCTGAAAAAGAATGGAGCGCAACTAATACAGATGTAGAAGGATTTATTTATCCGTTAAAAACATTAAACTTAACAAAAAAGCAATCTATTGTTCTTGGCTCAGGTGGTGCAGCACGATCTGTTATTCAAGGATTAATAAATTTAAATCTTTCAAAAATTTCAGTAGTATCACGGAACAGATCATCACTTGATAAATTAATAAAAAATTTTGAAAATCAAATTGGAATTCAGGGTTTGTTAAATAATGATAATCAAGCTCAAAATTTGAT contains these protein-coding regions:
- the dnaK gene encoding molecular chaperone DnaK; translated protein: MGKVVGIDLGTTNSCVAVMEGGKPTVIANAEGFRTTPSVVAYTKNQDQLVGQIAKRQAVMNPENTFYSAKRFVGRRVDEVNEESKEVSYSVEKSGSSVKLKCPILDKQFSPEEVSSQVLRKLADDAGKYLGEKVTQAVITVPAYFNDSQRQATKDAGKIAGLEVLRIVNEPTAAALAYGLDKENEKILVFDLGGGTFDVSVIEAGDGVTEVLSTSGDTHLGGDDFDRCIVDHLASTFKSNEGIDLRQDKQALQRLTEAAEKAKIELSNATQSEINLPFITATPEGPKHLDLNLTRAKFEELAASLIDRCKTPVERAISDAKISTSEIDEVVMVGGSSRIPAVLDLVNKIIGKEPNQTVNPDEVVAVGAAIQGGVLAGEVKDILLLDVTPLSLGVETLGGVMTKMINRNTTVPTKKSETYSTAVDGQTNVEIHVLQGEREMASDNKSLGTFRLDGIPSAPRGVPQIEVTFDIDANGILSVTAKDKGSGKEQSISITGASTLSDNEVEKMVKDAESNASVDKEKREKIDLKNQAETLVYQTEKQLGELGDKIDAAAKSKVEEKSNALKDATSKEDYESMKKLLEELQQELYAVGSSVYQQPGNQPPSPGSTSGPDQTESNDKGGDDVIDADFTESKD
- a CDS encoding shikimate dehydrogenase produces the protein MISSKTSFIALIGNPVSHSLSPIMQNAAFQYLGLDLIYIAIPCKDEDLELVLNSLKKINCKGLNITIPHKEKVFKLCSEISPIASKLKAINTLKLNSEKEWSATNTDVEGFIYPLKTLNLTKKQSIVLGSGGAARSVIQGLINLNLSKISVVSRNRSSLDKLIKNFENQIGIQGLLNNDNQAQNLIEEADLVVNTTPVGMKTSKNRINVLPYGESFWRSLNSKTIVYDLIYNPAPTHLLNFSAKKGCMTIDGLQMLVAQGLKSLSFWTNGLEVPFHIMNEALKSNL